From the genome of Papaver somniferum cultivar HN1 chromosome 2, ASM357369v1, whole genome shotgun sequence, one region includes:
- the LOC113348954 gene encoding pyrophosphate-energized vacuolar membrane proton pump 1-like, protein MGSIILSDLLTQILIPVCAVVGILFSLFQWYIVSRVKVSPQKISDINNKKNNGFDDSLIEEEEGINDHNTVLKCAEIQNAISEGATSFLFTEYQYVGVFMVAFAILIFLFLGSVEGFSTKLQPCTYNVDKMCKSALANATFSTISFVLGAVTSVISGFLGMKIATYANARTTLEARKGVGKAFIVAFRSGAVMGFLLAANGLLVLYLTINVFKIYYGDDWEGLFEAITGYGLGGSSMALFGRVGGGIYTKAADVGADLVGKVERNIPEDDPRNPAVIADNVGDNVGDIAGMGSDLFGSYAESSCAALVVASISSFGINHEFTAMCYPLLISSVGILVCLLTTLFATDFFEIKLVTQIEPALKNQLIISTALMTLGIALVSWVALPSSFTIFNFGTQKVVKNWELFFCVAIGLWAGLVIGFITEYYTSNAYSPVQDVADSCRTGAATNVIFGLALGYKSVIIPIFAIAISIFVSFSLAAMYGIAVAALGMLSTIATGLAIDAYGPISDNAGGIAEMAGMSHRIRERTDALDAAGNTTAAIGKGFAIGSAALVSLALFGAFVSRAAILSVDVLTPKVFIGLLVGAMLPYWFSAMTMKSVGSAALTMVEEVRRQFNTIPGLMEGTAKPDYANCVKISTDASIKEMIPPGALVMLTPLIVGTFFGVETLSGVLAGSLVSGVQIAISASNTGGAWDNAKKYIEAGVSDHAKSLGPKGSDPHKAAVIGDTIGDPLKDTSGPSLNILIKLMAVESLVFAPFFAKHGGLIFKLF, encoded by the exons ATGGGATCAATTATTCTGTCAGATCTGTTAACGCAGATATTGATTCCAGTGTGCGCCGTTGTTGGTAtcttgttttctctgtttcaatggTATATAGTATCTAGAGTGAAAGTTTCTCCACAAAAAATTtctgatattaataataagaagAATAATGGGTTTGACGATTCcttgattgaagaggaagaagggaTTAATGATCATAATACTGTACTTAAATGTGCTGAGATTCAGAATGCTATCTCtgaag GAGCAACTTCCTTCCTATTCACTGAATACCAGTATGTTGGAGTTTTCATGGTTGCATTTGCAATTCTTATTTTCCTCTTCCTTGGGTCCGTGGAGGGGTTCAGTACAAAGTTGCAGCCCTGCACATATAATGTAGATAAGATGTGCAAGTCTGCTCTTGCCAATGCTACCTTCAGCACCATATCATTTGTGCTTGGTGCTGTCACCTCAGTGATCTCTGGTTTTCTAGGAATGAAAATTGCGACATATGCCAATGCCAGAACAACCTTGGAGGCGAGGAAAGGTGTTGGAAAGGCTTTCATTGTTGCATTTAGGTCTGGTGCGGTTATGGGTTTTCTCCTTGCTGCTAATGGCCTTTTGGTTCTTTACCTTACCATCAATGTGTTCAAGATCTACTACGGTGATGACTGGGAAGGACTATTTGAGGCAATCACTGGTTATGGTTTAGGTGGATCATCTATGGCCCTCTTcggcagagttggtggtggtaTCTATACAAAAGCTGCTGATGTTGGTGCTGATCTTGTAGGCAAGGTCGAAAGGAACATCCCCGAGGATGACCCGAGGAACCCAGCG GTTATTGCTGATAATGTTGGTGACAATGTTGGGGATATTGCTGGAATGGGTTCTGATCTTTTTGGTTCTTATGCCGAGTCCTCTTGTGCTGCACTTGTTGTTGCATCCATTTCCTCTTTCGGCATCAACCATGAATTCACTGCAATGTGCTATCCCTTGCTTATTAGTTCCGTTGGTATCCTTGTCTGTTTGCTCACCACCCTCTTTGCGACCGATTTCTTTGAAATCAAGCTTGTCACTCAAATCGAGCCGGCACTAAAGAACCAGCTTATCATCTCCACTGCTCTGATGACATTGGGAATTGCTCTTGTTAGTTGGGTTGCCCTCCCATCATCATTCACAATCTTCAATTTTGGTACTCAGAAAGTTGTGAAAAACTG GGAACTGTTTTTCTGTGTTGCTATTGGCCTTTGGGCTGGGTTGGTCATTGGGTTTATTACAGAATACTACACCAGCAATGCATACAG TCCTGTGCAAGATGTCGCTGATTCCTGCCGAACTGGAGCTGCTACTAATGTTATCTTTGGCCTTGCCTTGGGATACAAATCTGTTATCATTCCGATCTTTGCTATTGCCATCAGTATCTTTGTCAGTTTTAGCCTAGCTGCCATGTATGGAATTGCTGTAGCTGCTCTTGGAATGCTCAGCACTATTGCTACTGGATTGGCCATTGATGCATATGGTCCCATCAGTGACAATGCTGGAGGTATTGCTGAGATGGCTGGCATGAGCCACAGGATCCGGGAGAGGACTGATGCTCTAGATGCTGCTGGAAACACCACTGCTGCTATTGGAAAG GGTTTTGCCATTGGATCAGCTGCTCTTGTATCCCTGGCACTCTTTGGTGCCTTTGTGAGCCGTGCAGCTATTTTAAGTGTGGATGTTCTTACACCAAAAGTTTTTATTGGTTTGCTTGTTGGAGCAATGCTTCCATACTGGTTCTCAGCTATGACCATGAAGAGTGTAGGAAGTGCAGCTCTTACGATGGTGGAAGAAGTTCGCAGGCAATTCAACACCATTCCTGGTCTTATGGAAGGTACTGCAAAGCCTGACTATGCCAACTGTGTCAAGATCTCGACAGATGCATCCATCAAAGAAATGATCCCACCTGGTGCCTTGGTCATGCTCACTCCCCTCATTGTTGGAACCTTTTTTGGGGTTGAGACCCTCTCTGGTGTCCTTGCTGGTTCCCTTGTTTCTGGTGTACAG ATTGCAATTTCTGCCTCCAACACCGGAGGTGCTTGGGATAATGCCAAGAAGTATATTGAG GCTGGTGTATCTGACCATGCAAAATCTCTTGGCCCCAAAGGGTCAGACCCCCACAAGGCAGCTGTTATTGGTGACACCATTGGAGATCCCTTGAAGGACACATCAGGTCCATCACTAAATATTCTAATCAAGCTCATGGCGGTGGAGTCTCTTGTATTTGCTCCTTTCTTTGCGAAACATGGTGGTCTTATCTTCAAACTCTTTTAA